In the Rhodospirillaceae bacterium genome, one interval contains:
- a CDS encoding DUF1838 family protein, with the protein MRRKVRYLAATEDPLATMAAILRRVPGTDDIRTCDVTLRRYSLTELSVKKVKMKTPFSRRQTLTGFGLMGFAGLTANLPNTAQAADLPDVTSPSGNLCNLLRMSASLDPEDCPWYYNGTIFAVIGEEAPRPLMTFQGMEMYWAKKLEEGRYWFTGNTVSFMTDVETGGWLRTMKNPYTGKTLEVPAAVQGGRPGRGFLYTVDGVEPSWAADKIEDKPLKLWWTAAGDYVWLHNETVYPPGLPPPRKQRQTNFARRDHFIDPEVRKIPATFSATFFSPWPDWMEMGDQPGHVIWHASGAKLNTIKDLPPMYKARLESEHPDRMTANPDA; encoded by the coding sequence ATGCGTAGGAAGGTTAGATACCTCGCGGCTACTGAAGACCCACTCGCGACAATGGCGGCCATTTTGCGACGAGTTCCTGGGACTGACGACATTCGCACCTGCGATGTTACTCTCAGGCGTTATAGTCTGACGGAACTCAGCGTTAAGAAGGTCAAAATGAAAACTCCTTTCTCACGGCGGCAAACACTTACAGGGTTTGGACTCATGGGATTTGCAGGATTAACAGCAAATCTCCCAAACACAGCACAAGCAGCCGATCTGCCGGACGTCACATCGCCTTCAGGTAATCTGTGCAATCTTTTGAGAATGTCAGCCAGTCTCGATCCTGAAGATTGCCCCTGGTACTATAACGGCACAATTTTCGCCGTTATCGGAGAAGAAGCCCCTCGCCCCCTTATGACATTTCAGGGCATGGAGATGTATTGGGCCAAAAAGTTAGAAGAAGGGCGGTACTGGTTCACTGGAAATACCGTTTCTTTCATGACTGATGTCGAAACAGGGGGCTGGCTGCGGACCATGAAGAACCCTTATACCGGAAAAACCTTAGAGGTTCCTGCAGCCGTGCAAGGCGGACGACCTGGACGAGGGTTTCTATATACAGTTGATGGTGTCGAACCATCCTGGGCAGCAGATAAAATTGAAGATAAACCACTGAAGTTATGGTGGACTGCCGCCGGAGATTATGTGTGGCTTCACAACGAGACCGTCTATCCACCGGGCTTACCGCCACCACGTAAACAGCGACAAACCAATTTTGCCCGAAGAGACCATTTCATCGACCCAGAAGTGCGAAAAATACCAGCGACTTTTTCTGCGACGTTTTTCTCGCCCTGGCCTGATTGGATGGAGATGGGTGATCAACCCGGGCACGTCATTTGGCATGCCTCTGGTGCCAAACTAAACACGATCAAGGACCTGCCACCAATGTACAAAGCCAGATTGGAGTCTGAGCATCCGGATCGCATGACTGCCAATCCCGACGCCTAA
- a CDS encoding SDR family oxidoreductase yields MSAAAQQPTVLVTGSNRGIGLEFVRQYAEKGWQVIATTRRPAQADDLQRLAKAHSNIAIELLDVADGDHLATLAKKYRGQPIDVLINNAGVSGDFQGPGQSFGTLDYTTVDTFMSVNAIGPLRVTEAFYENIKAGQQKKVVAITALLGVHSFKYGNFDGAYWYKVSKAAMNAAMYNLAREVLKDGVTVALITPGEVAVEKVENPGPEFISPQVSISGMIDVIAALTPDDAGAIIRYNGKRYQF; encoded by the coding sequence ATGTCTGCCGCCGCACAGCAACCAACGGTGCTCGTGACCGGCTCTAACCGCGGGATAGGTCTGGAATTTGTCAGGCAATATGCTGAGAAAGGGTGGCAGGTCATCGCGACAACCAGGCGGCCTGCGCAGGCCGATGACTTGCAGCGCTTGGCCAAAGCACACAGCAATATTGCAATTGAACTTTTAGACGTGGCCGACGGTGACCATCTGGCCACCCTTGCAAAAAAGTATAGGGGTCAACCTATTGATGTTTTAATTAATAACGCGGGGGTGTCTGGCGACTTTCAAGGTCCGGGGCAGAGCTTCGGGACCTTAGATTACACTACAGTTGATACCTTTATGAGCGTCAACGCGATTGGTCCTCTGCGTGTTACAGAGGCGTTTTACGAAAACATTAAGGCGGGTCAGCAGAAGAAGGTTGTCGCCATTACGGCGCTGCTGGGCGTACATAGTTTTAAGTATGGAAACTTTGATGGAGCGTATTGGTACAAAGTGAGCAAGGCAGCGATGAATGCAGCCATGTATAATCTAGCGCGCGAGGTCCTTAAAGACGGTGTTACTGTTGCACTTATTACACCAGGGGAAGTTGCTGTCGAGAAGGTTGAAAACCCTGGGCCCGAATTTATCTCGCCACAAGTTTCTATCAGCGGGATGATTGATGTGATCGCTGCGCTAACACCTGATGATGCAGGCGCCATCATTCGTTACAACGGCAAGCGCTATCAGTTCTAG
- a CDS encoding aromatic ring-hydroxylating dioxygenase subunit alpha, with protein sequence MFMNFWYVADLSENVKEEPVHIKMLGFDFVVFRDSAGQVHCLSNVCVHRGASLAHGKVKGDAIECPYHGWQFKGADGVCTKIPSLGADGKIPARAKVDSYPTQEKYGLVFAFLGDLPEAERPPIMDIPEFDQEGWRVTTQVYEWTANYQRAVENTLDPAHTEFVHPSMGYQGDRDDYYVPDLKLIEEQWGCGTMTVFESPDLPDSKMKGLKGEGQMEAGAGNHGPSSAWTKLHFSPFAWAHQYGFSTPVDEKTLKRFFLQARNFRTDAEMDETINERNSAVMMQDKVVIERIEPFYTPQSSTEEVLVKADNVVNRYREFIAKWESQGWRIDTAKVDQLREEKAFAIPSPARRKTKGWTIEAVPTVAPKASAKAAAE encoded by the coding sequence ATGTTTATGAATTTCTGGTACGTGGCTGACTTGAGCGAAAACGTCAAAGAAGAACCAGTTCACATAAAAATGCTTGGCTTTGATTTCGTCGTTTTCCGTGACTCCGCAGGCCAAGTGCATTGCCTGTCAAACGTATGTGTTCACCGCGGGGCCTCTCTCGCGCATGGCAAAGTTAAAGGGGATGCTATCGAGTGCCCTTATCACGGCTGGCAATTCAAAGGAGCCGATGGTGTTTGCACTAAAATCCCCTCTCTCGGAGCTGATGGAAAAATTCCTGCTCGAGCGAAAGTCGACAGCTACCCCACACAAGAAAAGTACGGCCTTGTTTTCGCATTTCTTGGCGATCTGCCAGAAGCAGAACGCCCCCCGATTATGGATATTCCAGAATTTGACCAAGAAGGTTGGCGCGTCACCACGCAAGTCTATGAGTGGACAGCAAACTATCAACGTGCTGTCGAGAACACCTTGGACCCTGCACATACGGAATTCGTACACCCTTCAATGGGATATCAAGGAGACCGTGACGACTATTATGTCCCAGACCTAAAGCTTATCGAAGAACAGTGGGGATGCGGCACAATGACAGTTTTTGAGTCACCCGACCTCCCAGACTCTAAGATGAAAGGGCTAAAAGGCGAAGGCCAAATGGAAGCTGGAGCCGGCAACCACGGCCCCTCAAGCGCTTGGACAAAACTACACTTCAGCCCATTTGCTTGGGCCCACCAGTATGGCTTCTCTACTCCCGTTGATGAGAAAACGTTGAAGCGCTTCTTCCTTCAGGCGCGAAATTTCAGGACCGATGCTGAAATGGATGAGACGATTAATGAACGCAATTCAGCCGTGATGATGCAGGATAAGGTTGTGATCGAGCGTATTGAACCGTTCTACACACCACAGTCCTCGACAGAAGAAGTTCTGGTTAAAGCTGATAATGTGGTGAACCGCTACCGCGAATTCATTGCCAAATGGGAAAGCCAAGGATGGCGCATTGATACGGCTAAAGTGGACCAGCTGCGTGAGGAAAAAGCATTTGCAATCCCGAGCCCAGCGCGACGCAAGACCAAGGGTTGGACCATTGAAGCGGTACCGACTGTTGCGCCAAAAGCTTCAGCTAAGGCGGCTGCTGAATAA
- the fliI gene encoding flagellar protein export ATPase FliI: MTVDISTLINDLGRLSVHRVFGRVSAVQGLLIEVSGVQGNLSVGDRCNIITRDNRRVVCEVVGFRDDRALLMPFGALEGVGLGCRAEIGESQPAIFPEDAWLGRVINAMGRPVDEKGALPSGANPYPIKNSPPPAHTRKRIGSKVDMGIRSLNTFTTCCHGQRMGIFAGSGVGKSTVLSMMARYTNADVTVVGLVGERGREAREFIEDDLGPDGLARSVVVVATSDEPPLMRRQAAYVTLAIAEYFRDQGKNVLCLMDSVTRFSMAQREISLSAGEPPAAKGYTPSVFAELPKLLERAGPGRKKTGNITGLFTVLVEGDDHNEPISDAVRGILDGHIVLNRAIAERGRYPAIDVLRSISRTMPGCNTDDQNELLKRARKYISAYEDMAELIRLGAYRRGSNPEVDEAMFYYPRIEDFMRQTKDDHSDLETCYRLLEEALTPPDELGAVTDKAAPPASAPKPISVTGPGPDLNNPSNAKGASKTSPQAAE, encoded by the coding sequence GTGACGGTAGATATCTCAACACTAATCAACGATTTGGGCCGTCTTTCGGTGCATCGCGTTTTCGGGCGCGTCTCCGCAGTCCAGGGCCTATTGATCGAAGTCTCAGGTGTTCAGGGCAACTTATCTGTTGGCGACAGGTGCAATATCATCACGCGTGATAATCGTCGTGTTGTCTGTGAGGTTGTCGGCTTCCGGGATGACCGCGCCCTACTGATGCCTTTTGGAGCTCTTGAAGGTGTTGGTCTAGGGTGCCGCGCTGAAATTGGTGAGAGCCAGCCTGCAATTTTCCCTGAAGATGCCTGGCTTGGGCGTGTGATCAACGCAATGGGGCGCCCCGTTGATGAGAAAGGCGCACTGCCATCAGGTGCAAACCCTTATCCGATTAAGAATTCACCGCCACCCGCTCACACCCGCAAACGCATTGGCTCAAAAGTCGATATGGGGATTCGGTCACTCAACACATTTACAACCTGTTGTCATGGACAGCGTATGGGTATTTTCGCGGGTTCTGGTGTTGGCAAATCGACGGTTTTGTCCATGATGGCCCGCTATACCAACGCTGATGTGACTGTTGTAGGTCTGGTTGGTGAACGTGGTCGTGAGGCCAGAGAGTTTATTGAAGACGATCTTGGCCCAGACGGACTTGCGCGGTCTGTCGTTGTTGTCGCGACATCTGACGAACCGCCTTTGATGCGCCGTCAAGCTGCTTATGTAACGCTAGCTATCGCGGAATACTTTCGCGATCAGGGTAAGAACGTCCTCTGTCTCATGGACTCCGTAACTCGTTTTTCAATGGCCCAGCGCGAAATAAGTCTTTCGGCCGGGGAGCCCCCCGCGGCCAAGGGGTATACGCCCAGTGTTTTTGCTGAGCTTCCAAAACTGCTCGAGCGCGCGGGGCCGGGCCGTAAAAAAACGGGTAACATCACTGGATTGTTTACGGTTCTCGTCGAAGGTGATGATCATAACGAGCCCATTTCAGATGCGGTGCGTGGTATTTTAGATGGCCATATTGTGCTGAACCGGGCCATTGCAGAGCGTGGCAGGTACCCGGCCATTGACGTTCTTAGATCGATTTCCAGAACCATGCCAGGGTGCAATACGGATGATCAAAATGAACTTCTCAAACGCGCCCGGAAATATATTTCAGCGTATGAGGATATGGCCGAATTGATTCGGCTTGGTGCGTATCGCCGAGGGTCAAACCCTGAAGTTGATGAGGCGATGTTCTATTATCCACGTATTGAAGACTTTATGCGACAGACGAAAGACGATCACTCCGACCTTGAGACGTGTTATCGCCTTCTTGAGGAAGCTTTGACACCGCCAGATGAGCTTGGTGCTGTAACTGATAAAGCGGCCCCCCCCGCTTCAGCTCCAAAACCAATATCTGTTACCGGGCCAGGGCCTGATCTGAACAATCCATCCAACGCAAAGGGGGCTTCTAAGACGTCACCCCAGGCGGCGGAGTAG
- a CDS encoding LytTR family DNA-binding domain-containing protein — protein MDNGSGIGLVAQSAIKDRFKALGNVAFPFMSGRQIVTFYVLVPVSIGAILGWYRAGYTAEYPIAVSLFEWIANFFALWVAFDLGSRLTAFLMRPWTPPLWLILILGGLAGVAVSRPLRSFIRDMAGHLSPGIRTDIGFPPDLIWQEFVFAYLGVITVPIMIWVLVNYVFHEALHLPRYGCHGQKKTLMPDPIPVGTEFTQRNTNADQRPLPLNVHPPEFMKRLTAGTDAEIIALQAEDHYLRVFAGDKNELIRYRFSDAIDEVHGLPGLQVHRSFWVSTVAIESIRRAGRSYEIKMTSGLSVPVSRSYRYALKDAGLLDKFLGRVSNNEMVAD, from the coding sequence GTGGATAACGGCAGTGGAATCGGTCTTGTGGCGCAGTCAGCTATAAAAGATAGATTTAAAGCGCTTGGGAATGTCGCTTTTCCATTTATGTCCGGGCGGCAGATCGTAACATTTTACGTTCTCGTGCCGGTTTCAATTGGCGCAATTCTGGGCTGGTACCGGGCTGGTTATACGGCTGAGTATCCAATTGCGGTCTCGCTTTTTGAGTGGATTGCGAATTTCTTTGCTCTTTGGGTCGCCTTTGATTTGGGATCCCGGCTGACAGCTTTTTTAATGCGGCCATGGACTCCACCGCTTTGGTTGATCTTGATTCTTGGTGGGCTCGCAGGAGTTGCGGTCAGTCGTCCGTTGCGCAGTTTCATACGTGATATGGCAGGCCATTTATCGCCAGGGATCAGAACTGACATTGGTTTTCCGCCTGACTTGATTTGGCAAGAGTTTGTGTTTGCGTATTTAGGTGTCATTACTGTGCCCATTATGATTTGGGTGCTCGTAAATTATGTGTTCCACGAGGCCCTCCACCTACCTCGATACGGCTGTCATGGTCAGAAAAAGACACTAATGCCAGACCCTATTCCCGTCGGCACTGAGTTTACGCAAAGGAACACGAATGCTGATCAGCGTCCTTTGCCCCTCAACGTGCATCCTCCAGAGTTTATGAAGCGTTTAACTGCGGGGACGGATGCTGAGATAATAGCCTTGCAGGCAGAAGACCATTACTTGCGTGTTTTTGCAGGAGATAAGAATGAACTGATCCGCTACCGGTTTTCTGACGCGATAGACGAAGTCCATGGGCTGCCCGGTTTGCAAGTGCATCGGTCATTTTGGGTCAGCACGGTAGCCATAGAAAGTATAAGACGTGCTGGGCGGTCCTATGAGATTAAAATGACGAGCGGTCTTTCTGTGCCTGTGAGTCGCTCGTACCGTTACGCCCTTAAAGATGCAGGTCTACTGGACAAGTTTTTGGGTCGGGTTTCTAACAACGAGATGGTGGCTGACTAA
- a CDS encoding DnaJ domain-containing protein: MGDLSHDPKGYYAMLGVSENADADSIKSAYRGKAKRLHPDINPSPLAAKQFQRLTEAYNVLSDIDKRAAYDKTRSTKTGQTDSGPNSKSHAKAQAQAQTKTEPKAKQDTKSKPNQKETQTNNQTSHAQNSTRASSSLKPELCQCGKVTAQPRYVEFDMVAGQGRSVKKKTVSGVFCRTCADRAALKASIVTWLTGWWAIPNGPKETIKALLNNVRGGRKPADRNTRLLVHQAKAFQERGDLPLARGTAEQALTYASTPTLRREVDTLLLSLSAHRAKQLKTRWDKPGWAPIAQLMPLIVFIVWLSVTATMSAPTSLTNWTKEAAGRIGTFISGPSVRIGANVSVTTDALNLRTGPGQDYQVLIILAKGTNLLVTEVSPGGSWVRVVAPDGTDGFVPLRAVSTMP, translated from the coding sequence GTGGGTGATCTTAGCCACGACCCTAAAGGTTACTACGCAATGCTTGGTGTCTCCGAAAATGCGGACGCGGATAGCATCAAGAGTGCTTACCGTGGCAAAGCAAAACGGTTACATCCAGATATTAATCCCTCGCCTCTTGCTGCCAAACAGTTTCAGCGCCTGACAGAAGCCTACAATGTGCTGTCTGACATTGATAAGCGCGCGGCCTACGATAAAACTCGGTCAACAAAGACGGGACAAACAGATTCTGGCCCAAATTCTAAATCACACGCAAAAGCACAGGCACAAGCTCAGACAAAAACTGAACCCAAGGCCAAGCAAGACACCAAGTCGAAACCTAATCAAAAAGAAACACAGACTAACAATCAAACATCGCACGCTCAGAATTCAACACGCGCATCGTCTAGTCTCAAACCAGAACTGTGCCAATGTGGGAAAGTGACAGCACAGCCGCGTTATGTAGAGTTTGATATGGTGGCGGGACAGGGTCGCTCTGTAAAAAAGAAAACTGTATCTGGTGTGTTTTGTAGAACCTGCGCCGATCGGGCGGCTTTGAAGGCAAGTATTGTGACCTGGTTAACAGGTTGGTGGGCCATTCCAAATGGGCCAAAAGAAACCATCAAGGCCTTATTGAATAATGTTCGAGGTGGTCGCAAACCTGCTGATCGCAATACGCGTTTACTGGTGCATCAGGCGAAAGCCTTCCAAGAACGCGGAGACTTGCCCCTTGCGCGCGGCACCGCCGAACAAGCGCTGACTTATGCCAGCACACCAACACTACGACGAGAGGTGGATACTCTTCTGCTCTCGCTTTCCGCACATAGGGCAAAACAATTAAAGACCCGTTGGGATAAACCGGGGTGGGCTCCAATTGCCCAACTCATGCCACTGATCGTATTTATTGTTTGGCTTAGTGTAACCGCCACAATGAGTGCACCGACATCTCTAACGAATTGGACAAAGGAGGCTGCCGGGCGAATTGGCACATTCATCAGTGGACCTTCGGTGCGCATTGGTGCGAATGTTTCTGTTACAACGGATGCCTTGAACCTTCGAACCGGCCCGGGACAGGATTATCAGGTTCTGATCATACTTGCGAAAGGCACGAACCTGCTCGTGACCGAGGTGAGTCCAGGCGGGTCTTGGGTGCGCGTCGTCGCACCTGACGGAACTGACGGCTTTGTGCCGTTGCGGGCCGTCTCTACAATGCCTTAG
- a CDS encoding SgcJ/EcaC family oxidoreductase gives MRIKMFLLTILFGFSISQTVVADPISDQEVRSMIEGLRVASLEQDADAMVEFFHPDLIMAHPGQELQRGRDTIEAAMRTTVEQYSKNLTIEIVDLETYGDRGHLMVQSWHDIKDMKTGNRTFVPIRAFILVRRNDEGRWQIYRDFDHVPHQGFIDKFLVSE, from the coding sequence ATGCGAATAAAGATGTTTTTACTCACGATACTGTTTGGGTTCTCAATTTCTCAGACTGTTGTTGCTGATCCTATCTCAGATCAGGAAGTGCGCAGCATGATTGAGGGATTGCGAGTCGCTTCTTTAGAGCAAGATGCAGATGCCATGGTTGAGTTCTTCCATCCTGACCTCATTATGGCGCATCCAGGGCAAGAGCTTCAGCGTGGCCGGGATACGATCGAAGCCGCCATGCGGACGACAGTTGAGCAGTATTCCAAAAATCTAACGATTGAGATTGTGGATCTGGAAACCTACGGCGATCGGGGGCACCTCATGGTGCAGTCCTGGCATGACATTAAGGATATGAAGACGGGTAACAGGACGTTTGTCCCAATACGTGCTTTTATCCTCGTGCGTCGCAATGACGAGGGGCGCTGGCAGATTTATAGAGACTTTGATCATGTGCCGCATCAGGGGTTTATCGATAAATTTTTGGTGTCTGAGTAG
- the fliJ gene encoding flagellar export protein FliJ translates to MPQSDLETLIRLRKFEVDERQRAMALLLRQEEAVLSGIDALHQEKENEKSFMASAGLLEGSTFAPYLKHWETRHEQFLQVLVQVREQIEAARDELSEAYRRLKTFEITQEQRDEAEALEENRLEQIELDEMGLELHRRELNVHVL, encoded by the coding sequence ATGCCGCAAAGTGATCTTGAAACGTTAATTCGCTTGAGAAAATTTGAAGTTGATGAGCGTCAGAGAGCCATGGCTTTATTGCTGCGTCAGGAAGAGGCTGTCCTGAGCGGCATCGATGCGCTGCACCAAGAGAAAGAAAACGAGAAATCTTTCATGGCAAGCGCAGGCCTTCTCGAAGGATCTACATTTGCACCCTATCTCAAGCATTGGGAAACGCGGCACGAGCAGTTTCTGCAAGTTCTAGTCCAGGTGCGTGAACAAATAGAAGCGGCTCGTGATGAATTGTCAGAAGCCTACCGTCGCCTTAAAACTTTTGAAATCACACAAGAGCAGCGTGACGAAGCAGAGGCGCTGGAGGAAAACCGCCTTGAGCAAATCGAGCTTGATGAAATGGGGCTAGAGTTGCATCGTCGAGAGCTAAATGTGCATGTGCTCTAA
- a CDS encoding response regulator transcription factor, producing MRILLVEDDPSTAQTIETMLKKEEWVVDTTDMGEDGIEIGKLYEYDLVILDLMLPDMDGLEVLRQLRNSKVNTPVLILSGLTEPSKKVQGFGIGADDYLTKPFNRDELMARIQAIVRRSKGHSQPKVEVGKLAVHLEDRTAAVEGEPLHLTGKEYGILELLALRKGTTLTKEQFLNHLYGGMDEPELKIIDVFICKLRKKIANATGGEHYIETVWGRGYVLRESMTAADLPPAKAAAG from the coding sequence ATGCGTATTCTTTTGGTCGAGGATGATCCATCGACGGCACAAACCATCGAAACCATGTTGAAGAAAGAAGAGTGGGTCGTTGACACCACTGACATGGGTGAAGATGGCATCGAGATCGGAAAACTCTACGAATATGATTTGGTGATCCTAGATCTGATGCTGCCAGATATGGATGGCCTTGAAGTGCTCCGTCAGTTGCGAAACTCTAAAGTAAACACGCCGGTTCTGATTCTATCTGGTTTGACGGAGCCCTCTAAGAAAGTTCAAGGGTTTGGCATTGGCGCAGATGATTACCTGACCAAGCCTTTCAACCGAGATGAGTTGATGGCTCGTATTCAAGCCATTGTCCGCCGCTCAAAGGGGCATTCACAACCGAAGGTCGAAGTCGGCAAGCTTGCTGTTCACCTAGAAGACCGGACTGCTGCGGTAGAAGGCGAGCCGTTACATCTGACTGGCAAAGAATATGGCATTTTAGAACTCCTAGCTTTGCGCAAAGGAACCACTTTGACCAAGGAGCAGTTCCTCAACCATCTCTATGGTGGCATGGATGAACCGGAGCTTAAGATTATTGATGTTTTTATCTGTAAATTGCGCAAGAAAATCGCCAATGCCACCGGTGGAGAGCATTACATTGAGACAGTCTGGGGGCGCGGGTATGTGCTGCGCGAAAGCATGACCGCCGCAGATCTTCCTCCGGCCAAAGCAGCGGCAGGCTAA
- the rsgA gene encoding ribosome small subunit-dependent GTPase A: MMNPTLTDLGWSTFFQSQLSIEDMETLKAARVIAAHRGAVDVLSTAGELRLSLPNTDMTDDNIPTVGDWVLINLNADNTGTLERLLMRTSIFKRKAPGHDRRTQLIAANVDTLFIVSSCNQDFNTARLERYLVLAGEAGVTPVIVLTKADLCEDVRPYIEEASRLGSVSFVEVIDARSQESVEKLKPWCVTGQTIAVVGSSGVGKSTILNTLSGETVQATRSIRDDDAKGRHTTTGRSLHHLPSGGWVLDTPGMRELQLADVEQGLGQVFGDIFDFAEQCRFSDCSHLAEPGCAVKEAVSRGDLDEHRLLRFQKLSAEDARNTESVAERRSKDKKFSKLIKGVKQYRKFTGKE, translated from the coding sequence ATGATGAATCCGACACTGACTGACCTTGGTTGGTCTACCTTCTTCCAATCTCAACTTTCTATCGAAGATATGGAAACCCTTAAGGCTGCGCGCGTGATCGCTGCGCACCGCGGCGCAGTAGATGTGCTCAGCACGGCGGGTGAACTACGCCTCTCTCTACCCAATACAGATATGACAGACGACAACATCCCGACCGTCGGGGATTGGGTGCTTATTAATCTTAACGCTGACAACACGGGTACGCTCGAAAGGCTTCTGATGCGGACCAGTATTTTCAAACGCAAGGCACCTGGACACGACAGGCGCACCCAGTTGATTGCTGCAAACGTTGACACATTGTTCATCGTGTCCTCTTGCAATCAAGACTTCAACACCGCCCGCCTAGAACGTTACCTTGTGTTGGCTGGAGAGGCTGGCGTCACCCCTGTTATTGTATTAACCAAAGCTGACCTCTGTGAAGACGTCAGACCTTACATTGAAGAAGCCTCCAGACTTGGCAGCGTTTCATTCGTTGAAGTGATCGACGCAAGATCTCAAGAGTCTGTCGAAAAACTGAAACCTTGGTGTGTGACCGGCCAGACCATCGCCGTTGTCGGGTCATCCGGCGTAGGCAAATCAACAATATTAAACACACTGTCTGGCGAAACAGTGCAAGCGACACGCAGTATTCGTGATGATGATGCAAAAGGACGACACACCACAACTGGCCGCTCTCTGCACCACCTCCCCTCGGGAGGGTGGGTGCTGGATACGCCAGGCATGCGCGAACTACAACTCGCAGACGTTGAACAGGGCTTGGGGCAGGTCTTCGGAGATATTTTTGATTTTGCCGAGCAGTGCCGGTTCTCTGATTGCTCACATCTTGCTGAACCAGGTTGTGCCGTTAAAGAAGCTGTTAGTCGTGGTGATCTCGATGAACATCGGCTGTTGCGGTTTCAAAAACTTTCGGCGGAAGATGCTCGAAATACAGAAAGCGTTGCGGAGCGCCGTTCCAAAGACAAAAAATTCAGCAAGCTCATAAAGGGCGTAAAGCAGTATCGCAAATTCACTGGAAAAGAATAA
- a CDS encoding SDR family NAD(P)-dependent oxidoreductase, with protein MAFKVFGSVALVTGANQGIGKGFVEVLLERGAAKVYATARRPETLDGLKALDPKRVAPLRLDITNPGLRAAVSTQSLDVTLLINNAGIPGNPAEPEERRILSASKLDDAKRVMDTNMWSQAEMCRLYAKRLIENAKSSGSESGIINIISIGALFCLPEYMSYSIAKAAYAAMTAGVRAELHRDPVQVAGVFTGAVDTRSAGKGDYPKTSPMEHAHEVLDAMEAGETSIFAAKMATDIRDQIHDDPTAFEAQVIERFYTNPISVDPGDYANG; from the coding sequence ATGGCCTTTAAGGTATTTGGCAGCGTGGCTCTGGTCACAGGCGCCAACCAGGGAATTGGCAAAGGGTTTGTCGAAGTACTTTTAGAACGCGGCGCTGCTAAGGTTTATGCAACAGCGCGGCGGCCAGAAACGCTTGACGGACTAAAGGCTTTGGATCCTAAGCGTGTGGCACCGCTCCGGCTTGATATTACTAATCCAGGTCTTAGAGCTGCGGTAAGCACGCAGTCGTTGGATGTCACACTGCTGATCAACAATGCTGGAATTCCTGGCAATCCCGCCGAGCCGGAAGAGCGACGCATTCTCTCGGCAAGTAAGCTAGACGACGCTAAACGCGTGATGGATACAAATATGTGGTCCCAGGCTGAGATGTGCCGACTTTATGCGAAGCGACTCATTGAAAATGCTAAATCGTCTGGGTCAGAAAGTGGCATTATCAATATCATTTCCATTGGGGCTTTGTTCTGTCTGCCCGAATATATGAGTTATTCCATAGCCAAGGCGGCGTATGCTGCCATGACGGCGGGGGTGCGTGCTGAACTGCATCGCGACCCGGTCCAGGTGGCGGGTGTTTTTACAGGTGCTGTTGATACGCGTTCTGCTGGTAAGGGGGATTATCCAAAGACCTCGCCGATGGAACATGCCCATGAAGTGCTGGATGCAATGGAGGCCGGTGAGACCTCCATTTTTGCGGCTAAGATGGCAACAGACATTCGTGATCAAATACACGATGACCCAACAGCCTTCGAGGCACAGGTTATTGAGCGCTTTTATACCAATCCGATTTCAGTCGATCCGGGAGACTATGCCAATGGTTAG